Proteins from a genomic interval of Pseudoruegeria sp. SHC-113:
- a CDS encoding beta-galactosidase — protein MKRTLGVCYYPEHWPETQWAEDAARMAEAGLSWVRIGEFAWSRLEPTPGDLQFDWLDRAIDVLGAAGLKVILGTPTATPPRWMLAKHPDMLAVDEQGRPRGFGSRRHYCFSHEGFRAECRRIVTLLAERYGKNPHVQAWQTDNEYGCHDTVLSYSDSALAAFRNWLSQKYQSPDALNRAWGNVFWSMDYASFDEIGLPNLTVTEPNPSHVLAFRRFSSDMVVEFNRLQTEILRKHTDAPLIHNYMGRITEFDHYDVGADLDVASWDSYPIGFLSDRLEGTPEHKARFLRQGDPDMQAFHHDLYRSVGKGRWWIMEQQPGPVNWAPYNPAPLPGMMRLWAWEAFAHGAETVCYFRWRQAPFAQEQMHAGLLRPDSVPSPALGDAAQVAAEIEAMPEVGTAQAQVALLFDYTSAWAWDTQPQGADFDYFRLTFAFYRALRRAGLSVDILPPSARDFTGYKLVLAPGMMTVDPELLEALQAVDGAALIGPRSNTKTPELAIPVPLGPNLPGMDATIAFTESLPPTSAVALEGGGAFRHWFEQIEGAAEVLRRTEDGRPAVLKAGALRYLAGWPCDDTLFAMVIEACAEQGIQTVDLPDGLRLRDTATHRFYINYAPEALSHGGVTVPAAGVHWVALA, from the coding sequence GTGAAACGCACGCTTGGCGTCTGCTACTACCCCGAACACTGGCCCGAAACACAATGGGCCGAGGATGCCGCGCGCATGGCCGAAGCCGGGCTCTCCTGGGTGCGGATCGGTGAATTTGCATGGTCGCGGCTGGAGCCCACGCCTGGCGATCTGCAGTTCGACTGGCTGGATCGTGCCATCGACGTGCTCGGTGCGGCCGGGCTGAAGGTGATCCTTGGCACCCCCACGGCCACCCCGCCGCGCTGGATGCTCGCCAAACACCCGGACATGCTCGCCGTGGACGAACAGGGCCGCCCGCGCGGCTTCGGCAGCCGCCGGCATTACTGCTTCAGCCACGAAGGCTTCCGCGCCGAGTGCCGCCGCATCGTCACCCTGCTGGCCGAACGTTATGGGAAGAACCCCCATGTGCAGGCCTGGCAGACGGACAATGAATACGGCTGCCACGACACCGTGCTCTCCTATTCCGACAGCGCGCTGGCGGCTTTCCGCAACTGGCTGTCGCAGAAATACCAAAGCCCCGATGCGCTAAACCGGGCGTGGGGCAATGTCTTCTGGTCGATGGACTACGCGAGCTTCGATGAGATCGGCCTTCCGAACCTGACTGTCACCGAGCCCAACCCCTCCCATGTGCTGGCCTTCCGGCGGTTCAGCTCGGATATGGTGGTGGAATTCAACCGCCTGCAGACCGAGATCCTGCGCAAGCACACGGACGCGCCTCTGATCCACAACTACATGGGCCGGATCACCGAGTTCGACCACTACGACGTGGGCGCGGATCTGGATGTGGCCAGCTGGGACAGCTACCCGATCGGCTTCCTGTCGGACCGGCTGGAAGGCACTCCCGAGCACAAGGCGCGCTTCCTGCGGCAGGGCGATCCCGACATGCAGGCGTTTCACCACGATCTCTACCGCTCTGTCGGCAAGGGGCGCTGGTGGATCATGGAGCAGCAGCCCGGCCCGGTGAACTGGGCACCTTACAACCCGGCACCGCTGCCCGGCATGATGCGGCTCTGGGCGTGGGAGGCCTTCGCCCATGGGGCCGAGACCGTCTGTTACTTCCGCTGGCGGCAGGCCCCCTTCGCGCAGGAACAGATGCACGCAGGCCTCTTGCGGCCCGACAGCGTGCCGTCGCCCGCGCTGGGCGATGCCGCGCAGGTGGCCGCCGAGATCGAGGCCATGCCCGAGGTTGGAACGGCGCAGGCGCAGGTGGCGCTGCTGTTTGACTACACCTCCGCCTGGGCCTGGGACACCCAGCCGCAAGGCGCCGATTTTGATTATTTCCGCCTCACCTTCGCCTTCTACCGCGCCCTGCGCCGGGCCGGGCTCTCGGTAGACATCCTGCCGCCGAGCGCGCGCGATTTCACCGGCTACAAGCTGGTGCTCGCGCCGGGGATGATGACGGTGGACCCTGAGCTGCTCGAAGCCCTGCAGGCGGTGGACGGTGCCGCACTGATCGGCCCGCGCAGCAATACGAAAACGCCAGAACTGGCGATCCCAGTGCCGCTGGGGCCGAACCTGCCCGGCATGGACGCTACCATCGCCTTCACCGAAAGCCTCCCGCCCACGAGCGCGGTGGCGCTGGAAGGCGGCGGCGCTTTCCGGCATTGGTTCGAGCAGATCGAAGGTGCCGCCGAGGTGCTGCGGCGCACGGAAGACGGTCGCCCGGCGGTGCTGAAAGCCGGCGCGCTGCGCTATCTGGCGGGCTGGCCCTGCGATGATACGCTCTTTGCCATGGTCATCGAGGCCTGCGCCGAACAAGGGATTCAGACAGTCGACCTGCCCGATGGGCTGCGCCTCCGCGACACCGCCACCCATCGCTTCTACATCAACTACGCGCCCGAAGCGCTCAGCCACGGTGGCGTCACCGTCCCGGCGGCTGGGGTGCATTGGGTGGCTCTCGCTTAA
- the plsY gene encoding glycerol-3-phosphate 1-O-acyltransferase PlsY gives MPDFTTALPLLALTAIAGYLLGAVPFGLVMAKIFGLGDLRQIGSGNIGATNVLRTGNKLAAFLTLVLDAGKGGIAVLLARYLIGEDAAQVAGGAAFLGHCYPVYLGFKGGKGVATFLGTLLALSFPLGLIACGTWLATAAITRISSLSALVAAVTSPLAAILIGRADAALLCALLALLILLRHKANITRILAGEEPKIGKKKT, from the coding sequence ATGCCCGATTTCACCACAGCCCTGCCCCTGCTCGCGCTCACGGCCATCGCAGGCTACCTGCTCGGGGCCGTGCCCTTCGGCCTTGTGATGGCAAAGATCTTCGGCCTCGGCGATCTGCGCCAGATCGGCTCGGGCAACATCGGCGCCACCAATGTGCTGCGCACCGGCAACAAGCTCGCCGCCTTCCTGACGCTGGTACTGGACGCGGGCAAAGGCGGCATCGCCGTGCTGCTGGCGCGGTACCTGATCGGCGAAGACGCCGCCCAAGTGGCGGGTGGCGCGGCCTTCCTCGGCCATTGCTACCCGGTCTACCTTGGCTTCAAGGGCGGCAAGGGCGTGGCGACTTTCCTCGGCACGCTGCTCGCGCTCAGCTTCCCGCTCGGCCTCATCGCCTGCGGCACATGGCTCGCCACAGCCGCCATCACGCGGATCTCCTCACTCTCCGCCCTCGTGGCCGCCGTCACCTCGCCGCTGGCGGCGATCCTCATCGGCCGCGCCGACGCCGCCCTGCTCTGCGCCCTTCTGGCGCTGCTGATCCTGCTGCGCCACAAGGCCAACATCACCCGCATCCTCGCGGGTGAAGAGCCAAAGATCGGCAAGAAGAAAACCTAA
- the pyrC gene encoding dihydroorotase: protein MSLLIENARLIDPEAGTDSLGWLLVDNGRIEAKGTGAAPAAVQVHDARGKCLAPGIVDIGVKIGEPGERHKESFRTAGRAAAAGGVTTIVTRPDTLPAIDTPEALEFVTRRANEAAPVNVLPMAALTKGREGREMVEIGFLLDAGAVGFTDCDHVVTDTKVLSRAMTYARSLGALVMTHPQEPILSKGAAVTSGKFATLKGLPAVSPMAERMGLERDLALVEMTRARYHADALSTAAALPALARAKAAGLDVTAGVNIHHLTLNALDVGDYRTFFKMKPPLRDEEDRLALVQAVKDGLIDTISSFHTPQDEESKRLPYEEAASGAVGLETLLPAALRLYHAELLDLPTLFRAMALNPAKRLGLTRGSLAVGARADLVLFDPDAPFVLDRFTLQSKSKNTPFDGARMQGKVLLTLVAGTPVHGSL, encoded by the coding sequence ATGAGCCTCTTGATCGAGAACGCCCGCCTGATTGATCCCGAAGCCGGCACCGACAGCCTCGGCTGGCTGCTGGTGGACAACGGCCGGATCGAGGCGAAGGGCACGGGCGCGGCGCCCGCTGCCGTGCAGGTGCATGACGCACGCGGCAAATGCCTCGCACCGGGGATCGTGGATATCGGTGTGAAGATCGGCGAGCCGGGCGAGCGCCACAAGGAAAGCTTCCGCACCGCGGGCCGCGCGGCGGCGGCGGGCGGCGTGACAACCATCGTCACCCGCCCCGACACGCTGCCTGCCATCGACACGCCCGAAGCGCTGGAGTTCGTCACCCGCCGCGCCAATGAGGCCGCGCCGGTGAATGTGCTGCCGATGGCGGCGCTCACCAAGGGCCGCGAGGGGCGCGAGATGGTGGAGATCGGCTTCCTGCTCGATGCCGGTGCTGTGGGTTTCACCGATTGCGATCACGTGGTGACGGACACCAAGGTGCTCTCCCGCGCGATGACCTACGCCCGCTCCCTCGGCGCGCTGGTGATGACCCACCCGCAGGAGCCGATCCTGTCCAAGGGCGCGGCTGTGACCTCGGGCAAATTCGCCACGCTCAAGGGGCTACCCGCCGTGTCGCCCATGGCCGAACGCATGGGGCTTGAGCGCGATCTCGCGCTGGTCGAGATGACGCGCGCGCGCTACCACGCCGACGCGCTCTCCACCGCCGCCGCTCTGCCCGCGCTGGCCCGCGCCAAAGCCGCCGGGCTGGACGTGACCGCCGGTGTAAACATCCACCACCTGACGCTGAACGCGCTGGACGTGGGCGATTACCGCACCTTCTTCAAGATGAAGCCACCCCTGCGCGATGAAGAGGATCGGCTGGCGCTGGTGCAGGCAGTGAAGGACGGGCTGATCGACACGATCTCCTCCTTCCACACTCCGCAGGACGAAGAAAGCAAGCGCCTGCCCTACGAGGAGGCCGCCTCCGGCGCCGTTGGGCTGGAAACGCTGCTGCCCGCCGCGCTGCGGCTGTATCATGCCGAGCTCCTGGATCTGCCCACGCTGTTCCGCGCCATGGCGCTGAACCCGGCCAAACGGCTTGGCCTCACCCGAGGTAGCCTTGCCGTGGGCGCGCGTGCCGACCTCGTGCTCTTTGATCCGGATGCGCCCTTTGTGCTGGACCGTTTCACGCTGCAGTCGAAGTCCAAGAACACCCCCTTTGACGGCGCGCGGATGCAGGGCAAGGTACTGCTGACGCTTGTTGCCGGAACCCCAGTGCACGGATCCCTCTGA
- a CDS encoding aspartate carbamoyltransferase catalytic subunit, producing MSDSWQGILDEGETLLWQGRPDTRFVVMRKDLLPALFGLAFAGLALRMMAGALEDGPFPALFLLLFVAAGLAVAVATPFRFWLRRRVATYSLSTRRAFIANLWPRKMLRAYEIAPDDVLELAEGSPGSVYFRTQYRNTAKGSRRERIGFERIDEARHVYDLLRQVQRSRA from the coding sequence ATGAGCGATAGCTGGCAGGGCATATTGGACGAGGGTGAAACGTTGCTCTGGCAGGGTCGCCCGGACACGCGGTTCGTGGTGATGCGCAAGGATCTGCTGCCCGCGCTCTTCGGCCTCGCCTTCGCTGGGCTCGCTCTGCGGATGATGGCTGGCGCTTTGGAGGATGGCCCCTTCCCGGCCCTGTTCCTGCTGCTCTTCGTGGCGGCCGGGCTAGCGGTGGCCGTCGCCACCCCCTTTCGCTTCTGGCTGCGCCGCCGGGTGGCAACCTATTCACTCTCCACCCGGCGCGCCTTCATTGCCAATCTCTGGCCGCGCAAGATGCTGCGCGCCTATGAGATCGCCCCGGACGATGTGCTGGAACTCGCCGAGGGCTCGCCCGGGTCCGTCTATTTCCGCACCCAATACCGCAACACCGCCAAAGGCTCGCGCCGGGAGCGGATCGGCTTCGAACGCATCGACGAAGCCCGCCATGTCTATGACCTGCTGCGGCAGGTCCAAAGGAGCCGCGCATGA
- a CDS encoding aspartate carbamoyltransferase catalytic subunit: MTFNHRHLLGIEPLHPEEIRTLLDLADQYADLNRRAVKHADALAGLTQINMFFENSTRTQASFEIAGKRLGADVMNMAMQASSIKKGETLIDTALTLNAMHPDLLVVRHPHSGAVDLLAQKVNCAVLNAGDGKHEHPTQALLDALTIRRAKGRLHRLNIAICGDIAHSRVARSNIILLGKMENRVRLVGPPTLMPSQVGELGVEVYEDMREGLKDVDVVMMLRLQRERMDGGFIPSEREYYHRYGLDAEKLSFAKDDAIVMHPGPMNRGVEIDGTIADDINRSVIQEQVEMGVAVRMAAMDLLARNLRAARAPQGVMA, translated from the coding sequence ATGACGTTCAACCACCGCCATCTCCTCGGAATCGAGCCCCTGCACCCGGAAGAGATTCGCACCCTGCTGGACCTCGCCGACCAATACGCGGACCTCAACCGCCGCGCGGTGAAACACGCCGATGCGCTGGCCGGGCTCACCCAGATCAACATGTTCTTCGAGAACTCCACCCGCACGCAGGCGAGCTTCGAGATCGCGGGCAAGCGGCTGGGGGCGGATGTGATGAACATGGCGATGCAGGCCAGCTCGATCAAAAAGGGCGAAACCCTGATCGATACGGCGCTGACGCTCAACGCCATGCACCCCGATCTTCTCGTCGTGCGCCACCCCCATTCCGGCGCGGTGGACCTGCTGGCCCAGAAGGTGAACTGCGCGGTGCTGAACGCCGGCGACGGCAAGCACGAACACCCGACGCAGGCGCTGCTGGATGCGCTCACCATCCGCCGCGCCAAGGGCCGGCTGCACCGGCTCAACATCGCCATTTGCGGCGACATCGCCCATTCGCGCGTCGCGCGCTCCAACATAATCCTGCTCGGCAAGATGGAAAACCGCGTGCGCCTTGTTGGCCCGCCCACGCTGATGCCCTCTCAGGTGGGGGAACTGGGCGTCGAAGTCTATGAGGACATGCGCGAAGGGCTGAAGGATGTGGACGTTGTGATGATGCTGCGGCTTCAGCGCGAGCGCATGGACGGCGGCTTCATCCCCTCCGAGCGCGAGTATTACCACCGCTACGGGCTCGACGCCGAGAAGCTCTCCTTCGCCAAGGACGACGCCATCGTCATGCACCCCGGCCCGATGAACCGCGGGGTGGAGATCGACGGCACCATCGCCGACGACATCAACCGCTCTGTCATTCAGGAACAGGTGGAGATGGGCGTCGCCGTGCGCATGGCGGCGATGGATCTGCTCGCCCGCAACCTGCGCGCCGCCCGCGCGCCGCAAGGCGTGATGGCCTAG
- a CDS encoding uracil-DNA glycosylase yields MNAEMDFHTAKALLEWQLEMGADEAILDAPVNRYEAPKPALPAAAPAASAPMPTRTAKPPVPAPEPEVDPVAEARVAARAATSLEALEAALAAFPHCDLKKGARNLVFGDGQPTGRVMIVSGAPDRDEDREGRPFVGSAGQLLDRMFDAIGLSRGAPDAEAALYTTTMLPWRPPQGRDASPQELAMLRPFVEKHIELAAPDLLVLMGNAPCAGLLKKSGITRLRGHWQEVKGIPAMPMAHPDALLKNASLKREAWQDLLAIKARLLGEGKAP; encoded by the coding sequence ATGAACGCGGAGATGGATTTTCATACGGCCAAGGCCCTGTTGGAATGGCAGCTGGAAATGGGGGCGGACGAGGCAATCCTCGACGCGCCCGTGAACCGATATGAGGCCCCGAAACCGGCTTTGCCTGCGGCAGCGCCCGCAGCTTCCGCGCCCATGCCCACTCGCACGGCCAAGCCGCCGGTCCCCGCGCCCGAGCCGGAAGTGGATCCTGTGGCCGAAGCCCGCGTCGCGGCGCGCGCGGCCACTTCGCTTGAGGCGCTGGAAGCCGCGCTTGCGGCTTTCCCCCATTGCGATCTGAAAAAAGGCGCGCGCAACCTCGTGTTTGGCGATGGCCAGCCAACTGGGCGTGTGATGATCGTCAGTGGCGCGCCGGACCGGGACGAAGATCGCGAGGGCCGCCCCTTTGTCGGCTCCGCAGGCCAGTTGCTGGACCGGATGTTTGATGCCATCGGCTTGAGCCGTGGCGCGCCCGACGCGGAAGCCGCGCTCTATACCACCACGATGCTGCCGTGGCGCCCACCGCAGGGGCGTGATGCGAGCCCGCAGGAGCTCGCCATGCTGCGGCCCTTTGTGGAGAAACACATCGAACTGGCCGCGCCAGACCTGCTGGTGCTGATGGGCAATGCGCCCTGTGCGGGCCTGCTGAAGAAAAGCGGCATCACGCGCCTGCGCGGGCATTGGCAGGAGGTAAAGGGCATCCCGGCGATGCCGATGGCCCACCCCGACGCCCTGTTGAAAAACGCGAGCCTCAAACGCGAGGCGTGGCAGGATCTTCTGGCCATCAAGGCGCGGCTTCTGGGTGAGGGCAAAGCGCCATGA
- a CDS encoding LysE family translocator, whose product MIDPAFLLAFLPAALALNLTPGADMMFCFGQGLRAGKRAAVAASLGISLGAMVHVLLAGIGLGALIARHPAMFEVIRWAGVAYLLVIAWRTLRSPLTSPEDAPTPAARSARRAFREALVVNLTNPKVILFVLALLPQFVNPALPTLPQFLVYGGVLAVGGFIVNGAVGVFAGGLGTRLLRSVRFERAIRWVSSTIFAGLALRLAFLRHG is encoded by the coding sequence ATGATTGATCCGGCGTTCCTGCTGGCTTTCCTGCCCGCCGCCCTTGCCCTGAACCTCACGCCGGGGGCGGACATGATGTTCTGCTTCGGGCAGGGCCTGCGCGCGGGCAAGCGCGCGGCGGTGGCGGCGAGCCTAGGCATTTCGCTCGGGGCGATGGTGCATGTGCTGCTCGCCGGCATCGGCCTTGGCGCGCTGATCGCGCGGCACCCGGCGATGTTCGAGGTGATCCGCTGGGCTGGGGTCGCCTACCTGCTGGTGATTGCCTGGCGCACCCTGCGCTCCCCGCTCACCTCGCCCGAGGACGCGCCCACCCCGGCGGCGCGCTCCGCCCGGCGCGCCTTCCGCGAGGCGCTGGTGGTGAACCTGACAAACCCCAAGGTGATCCTCTTCGTGCTGGCCCTGTTGCCGCAATTCGTGAACCCGGCCCTGCCCACGCTGCCGCAATTCCTTGTCTATGGCGGCGTGCTGGCGGTGGGCGGCTTCATCGTCAACGGGGCGGTGGGCGTCTTCGCGGGCGGGCTTGGCACGCGGCTCCTGCGCTCGGTGCGCTTTGAGCGCGCCATTCGCTGGGTCTCCTCAACGATTTTCGCAGGCCTCGCCCTCCGGCTGGCCTTTCTGCGCCACGGATAG
- the moaB gene encoding molybdenum cofactor biosynthesis protein B has protein sequence MSRIDETIAFIPTRIAVLTVSDSRGLAEDRSGDVLVQRLTEAGHVLADRKILPDERAEIAEQLRAWCADPQIDVVISTGGTGLTGRDVTVEAHRDVYEKEIEAFGTVFTIVSMKKIGTSAVQSRATGGVAQGTYLFALPGSPGACKDAWDEILAFQLDMRHRPCNFVEIFPRLDEKLRRK, from the coding sequence ATGAGCCGTATCGACGAAACCATCGCCTTCATCCCCACCCGCATCGCCGTGCTCACCGTGTCTGACAGCCGCGGGCTGGCCGAGGATCGCTCCGGCGACGTGCTGGTGCAGCGGCTCACGGAGGCGGGCCACGTGCTGGCCGATCGCAAGATCCTGCCCGACGAACGCGCCGAGATTGCCGAGCAGCTTCGCGCCTGGTGCGCCGATCCGCAGATCGACGTGGTGATCTCCACCGGCGGCACCGGGCTGACGGGCCGGGACGTGACGGTCGAGGCACACCGCGATGTCTATGAAAAGGAAATCGAAGCCTTCGGCACCGTCTTCACCATCGTTTCGATGAAGAAGATCGGCACTTCGGCGGTGCAGAGCCGCGCCACCGGCGGCGTGGCGCAGGGCACCTACCTCTTTGCGCTGCCGGGCAGCCCCGGCGCCTGCAAGGACGCCTGGGACGAGATCCTCGCCTTCCAGCTCGACATGCGCCACCGCCCTTGCAACTTCGTCGAAATTTTCCCGCGACTGGACGAAAAACTCCGACGGAAGTGA
- a CDS encoding efflux RND transporter periplasmic adaptor subunit yields the protein MRFLGRSLMGLFLLAVTLGLFAWAGNTVYSALEAKRAEERRERPSRERVFAAGVMDVVPGAETPVLETFGEVRSRRTLDIRAASSGRVVEMAEGFEEGGRVQAGDFLLRIDPADAEATLDRARADLSEAQAEVRDAERGLELASDELSSSEQQFELRTAALERQQSLKERGVGTDSAVETAALAEAAARQQVVSRRQALAQAEARADLSLTRLNRAEITVAEAERKLADTEITAGFTGLLGEVAVVEGGLVANNERLATLTDPDALEVAFRVSTADYARLLDADGRLIGAPVQVRLDVLGLDLTATGTISRESAAVGEGQTGRLLFARLDRPAGFRPGDFVTVAIEEPELRGVARVPSTALNAASQVLVIGEEDRLEEANVELLRRQGDEVLIRAPQIYGREIVTERSPVLGAGIKVRPIRPEGTEAPEEPELVTLTDERRAKLVAFVEGNARMPAEVKQRILSQLEAPQVPAQVLERLESRMGG from the coding sequence ATGAGGTTTCTGGGACGCAGCCTGATGGGGCTCTTTCTTCTGGCGGTCACGCTGGGGCTCTTTGCCTGGGCGGGCAACACCGTCTATTCGGCGCTGGAAGCCAAACGTGCCGAAGAGCGCCGCGAGCGCCCGTCGCGTGAGCGCGTCTTTGCCGCCGGGGTGATGGATGTTGTGCCCGGTGCGGAAACACCGGTTCTGGAGACCTTCGGCGAGGTTCGCAGCCGCCGCACGCTGGACATTCGCGCGGCCTCCTCGGGCCGTGTTGTCGAGATGGCGGAAGGTTTTGAGGAAGGCGGGCGCGTGCAGGCGGGCGATTTCCTGCTGCGCATCGATCCGGCCGATGCCGAGGCTACACTGGACCGTGCGCGGGCGGATCTGTCCGAAGCACAGGCCGAAGTGCGTGATGCCGAGCGCGGGCTGGAACTGGCCAGTGACGAGCTCTCCTCCTCCGAGCAGCAATTCGAATTGCGCACGGCCGCGCTGGAGCGCCAGCAGAGCCTGAAGGAGCGCGGCGTCGGCACCGATTCCGCCGTGGAAACCGCCGCTTTGGCCGAGGCCGCCGCCCGGCAGCAGGTGGTGTCGCGCCGTCAGGCGCTGGCGCAGGCCGAGGCGCGGGCGGATCTGTCGCTCACCCGTCTCAACCGCGCCGAAATCACCGTGGCCGAGGCCGAGCGCAAACTGGCAGACACCGAAATCACCGCAGGTTTCACCGGCCTTCTGGGCGAGGTCGCCGTGGTGGAAGGTGGGCTCGTGGCCAACAACGAACGCCTCGCCACCCTCACCGACCCGGACGCGCTGGAGGTGGCATTCCGCGTCTCCACCGCCGATTACGCGCGCCTGCTCGATGCCGATGGCCGCCTGATTGGCGCGCCGGTGCAGGTGCGGCTGGATGTGCTGGGGCTCGATCTGACGGCCACCGGCACCATCTCCCGCGAAAGCGCCGCCGTGGGCGAGGGCCAGACGGGCCGCCTGCTGTTTGCTCGGCTTGACCGGCCTGCGGGCTTCCGCCCCGGCGATTTCGTGACCGTCGCCATCGAGGAGCCCGAACTGCGCGGTGTGGCCCGCGTGCCTTCCACCGCGCTCAACGCGGCGTCGCAAGTGCTCGTGATCGGCGAGGAAGACAGGCTTGAAGAGGCCAACGTGGAGCTTCTGCGCCGTCAGGGCGACGAGGTTCTAATCCGCGCGCCGCAGATTTATGGGCGCGAGATCGTCACCGAACGCTCGCCCGTGCTGGGCGCGGGCATCAAGGTGCGCCCGATCCGCCCGGAAGGCACGGAAGCGCCGGAGGAGCCGGAACTGGTGACACTCACGGATGAACGCCGCGCCAAGCTTGTCGCCTTTGTGGAAGGCAATGCGCGGATGCCGGCGGAGGTGAAACAGCGCATCCTGAGCCAGCTTGAAGCGCCGCAGGTGCCCGCGCAGGTGCTGGAGCGGCTGGAAAGCCGGATGGGGGGCTAA